Proteins encoded in a region of the Candidatus Cloacimonadota bacterium genome:
- the mtnA gene encoding S-methyl-5-thioribose-1-phosphate isomerase, with protein sequence MIINGKEYTSVWWENGRLHMIDQNRIPQDFTLMEFTDHLQVADAIRNMNVRGAPAIGAAAAFAMALAAQNATDQGFRGQIRKARELLISTRPTAVDLQTGVNHVYEQTIKFIPNLTHARQVALLSAKEFAKQSAEDCRLIGEQGLHLVPDGSRILTHCNAGALATVDWGTALAVLRLAHRKGRNIFVYVSETRPRHQGSKITAWELEQEGIPHAIIPDSASGFYFWKKEIDLVITGADRVCLNGDIANKIGTYDKAVLAHHHNIPFYIAAPLSTFDFSCAQGSGIPIEFRDASEITYYGGQITANPGSDVLNPGFDITPASLITGIVTPKGVFAPAEAAQKVQE encoded by the coding sequence ATGATAATTAACGGCAAAGAATACACCAGCGTTTGGTGGGAAAACGGACGCCTGCACATGATTGATCAGAACAGGATTCCCCAGGATTTTACACTGATGGAGTTTACAGACCATCTCCAGGTGGCGGATGCCATCAGGAACATGAATGTGCGAGGCGCTCCCGCCATTGGTGCCGCGGCTGCTTTTGCCATGGCTTTGGCAGCGCAAAATGCCACAGATCAAGGGTTTCGCGGTCAGATTCGCAAGGCGAGGGAACTGTTGATTTCAACCCGTCCCACCGCTGTGGATTTGCAAACTGGCGTGAACCACGTTTATGAACAAACCATAAAATTTATTCCGAATCTGACTCACGCGAGACAGGTGGCGCTTCTCTCGGCAAAGGAATTTGCCAAACAAAGCGCAGAGGATTGTCGCCTGATTGGTGAACAAGGTTTGCATCTTGTTCCAGATGGCTCACGTATTCTAACTCATTGCAACGCAGGTGCTTTGGCAACTGTTGATTGGGGAACCGCGCTGGCTGTGCTGCGTTTGGCGCATCGCAAGGGTCGCAACATTTTTGTGTATGTCAGCGAAACCCGACCCCGCCATCAGGGTTCAAAAATCACCGCCTGGGAATTGGAGCAGGAAGGCATTCCCCACGCCATTATCCCAGACAGCGCCAGCGGTTTTTATTTTTGGAAAAAAGAGATTGATCTGGTAATCACTGGCGCGGATAGGGTTTGCCTCAATGGCGACATTGCCAACAAAATCGGAACCTACGACAAAGCTGTCCTGGCCCATCACCACAACATTCCCTTCTACATTGCCGCGCCACTTTCCACCTTTGATTTTTCCTGCGCCCAGGGTTCGGGGATTCCCATCGAATTCCGGGACGCCAGCGAGATTACCTATTACGGCGGTCAAATCACCGCAAACCCAGGTTCCGACGTACTTAATCCCGGCTTCGATATCACTCCTGCCAGCCTGATTACGGGCATCGTGACCCCGAAAGGCGTTTTCGCTCCCGCGGAAGCGGCGCAGAAGGTGCAGGAATGA